In Anaerolineales bacterium, the following proteins share a genomic window:
- a CDS encoding DUF433 domain-containing protein: MRVDWHTFISVDPEIHHGEPCIKGTRIPVSIIVGSVADGMTFDEIIDSYPQLKKEAIQAALSYAADIVRQEVFLPLAG; this comes from the coding sequence ATGCGTGTTGACTGGCATACATTCATCTCCGTAGATCCCGAAATCCATCACGGCGAGCCATGCATCAAAGGTACCCGTATCCCTGTTTCAATAATCGTGGGAAGCGTGGCAGACGGTATGACATTTGACGAGATCATTGACTCATATCCGCAACTGAAGAAGGAAGCGATTCAAGCGGCGCTGTCCTACGCGGCAGATATCGTCCGACAGGAAGTTTTCCTTCCCTTGGCAGGGTAA
- a CDS encoding SUMF1/EgtB/PvdO family nonheme iron enzyme produces MNSKSGKTYIVNDQPTERDALDFTPYVETLADIIQTGNTPLTIGVFGGWGSGKTSLMRMVKNGIPDSDYKGLPKDYTVAWFDAWKYDKEETLWRAFLLNVLFAVEQKSGETEELKTLKTMLYRGLEFEKTGGVTIDLAKLGAKVAEGAVQIGLSFIPPLKTLAEMAKELQKSGVGNIEGAFENSIQRERSKIYAEQVRSLEQFQEKFATLIQSYISPNRLVVFVDDLDRCLPEKAIQVLEAIKLFLDVQDCVFVLGIDQDVIARGIEMKYKDVKDKKDADGKPHFTIEGIKYLEKIIQLPFQIPPVIQDDMSAFVEGLSGDWPHAECHHVFAEGLGDNPRNIKRTVNTFLMLSKLAEKRKERLKETVKPIRLAKVVAIQAVHPDLFNLLLKEEPRYLRELEEYYRAESSQERKMEKGGESPSPIGRGQGEGAGEEIAATRIEPPPALAPFLSQRGIAAVRRILTMQHKSGGEEANFAGLSTDELKVYFTLTRSVEAPQAAPAVEAARLVFEPQMIRIPAGKFLMGSTKEQAAQAIKDGADKDWVQNEQPQHTVELSEYSIGKYPITNREYQAFLREAKYSPPRGWDGDQFPADKGSHPVVNVSWNDASAYCKWLSEKTKKNYRLPTEAEWEKAARGEDGRIYPWGNNFDPKKANTAESKVGDTTDVGKFSSNDPAQSGDSPYGCADMAGNVWEWCNDWFDQKEYKNRADKITKDPQSPQKGDVRVLRGGSFYGHRWSARCADRNGYDPDSSYLNRGFRVASSPINTFDI; encoded by the coding sequence ATGAATTCCAAAAGCGGTAAAACCTACATCGTCAACGACCAGCCGACCGAAAGGGACGCGCTCGATTTCACGCCGTACGTTGAAACTCTCGCGGACATCATCCAAACGGGCAACACGCCGTTGACCATTGGCGTGTTCGGCGGGTGGGGATCGGGCAAGACTTCGCTGATGAGGATGGTGAAGAACGGCATACCAGACAGCGACTATAAAGGCTTGCCGAAGGATTATACGGTTGCATGGTTCGACGCGTGGAAATACGATAAAGAAGAAACGCTCTGGCGCGCGTTCCTGTTGAATGTGCTGTTCGCGGTGGAGCAAAAAAGCGGGGAAACGGAGGAACTCAAAACGCTCAAAACGATGTTGTATCGCGGATTGGAGTTCGAAAAAACGGGCGGCGTGACCATTGACCTCGCCAAACTCGGCGCAAAGGTCGCCGAAGGCGCGGTGCAGATCGGGCTTTCGTTTATTCCTCCGTTGAAAACGCTGGCAGAGATGGCAAAGGAATTGCAAAAATCGGGTGTGGGGAATATCGAAGGCGCCTTCGAAAATTCCATTCAACGAGAGCGGAGCAAGATTTACGCCGAGCAGGTGCGCTCGCTGGAACAATTTCAGGAAAAGTTCGCCACGCTGATTCAATCGTACATTTCGCCGAACCGCCTGGTGGTTTTCGTGGACGATCTCGACCGCTGTCTTCCCGAAAAAGCGATCCAGGTGTTGGAAGCCATCAAGTTGTTCCTCGATGTGCAGGATTGCGTATTTGTGCTCGGCATTGACCAGGACGTGATCGCGCGCGGCATTGAGATGAAATACAAGGACGTCAAAGATAAAAAAGACGCGGACGGCAAGCCCCATTTCACCATTGAAGGCATCAAATATCTGGAGAAGATCATTCAACTCCCGTTCCAGATCCCGCCTGTGATCCAGGATGACATGAGCGCGTTCGTGGAAGGGTTGAGCGGCGACTGGCCCCACGCGGAATGTCACCATGTCTTTGCCGAGGGATTGGGCGATAACCCGCGCAACATCAAACGGACGGTGAACACCTTTTTGATGCTCTCGAAACTGGCGGAGAAACGCAAGGAACGATTGAAGGAAACGGTTAAACCGATTCGGCTTGCCAAAGTGGTCGCCATTCAGGCGGTGCATCCCGACCTGTTCAACCTGCTGTTGAAAGAAGAACCGCGTTACCTGCGTGAGTTGGAAGAGTATTACCGCGCTGAATCGTCTCAAGAAAGAAAAATGGAAAAAGGCGGCGAATCCCCCTCTCCCATTGGGAGAGGGCAGGGTGAGGGAGCAGGCGAGGAAATCGCCGCAACGCGCATCGAACCGCCTCCCGCGCTGGCGCCCTTCCTCTCACAGCGCGGCATCGCCGCCGTACGCCGCATCCTGACCATGCAACACAAATCGGGCGGCGAGGAGGCAAACTTTGCAGGCTTATCCACCGATGAATTGAAGGTCTACTTCACGCTCACGCGCAGTGTGGAAGCCCCGCAAGCCGCGCCTGCTGTGGAAGCCGCGCGGCTGGTGTTCGAACCGCAAATGATACGCATCCCTGCTGGGAAATTTTTGATGGGTTCGACAAAAGAGCAAGCCGCACAAGCCATCAAGGATGGAGCGGATAAAGATTGGGTTCAAAATGAACAGCCCCAACATACGGTTGAACTCTCCGAATATTCCATCGGCAAATACCCGATCACTAACCGCGAATACCAAGCCTTTCTGCGTGAGGCAAAATATAGCCCGCCGCGCGGCTGGGACGGCGACCAGTTCCCCGCCGACAAAGGTAGTCATCCTGTTGTGAATGTTTCATGGAACGACGCAAGCGCTTATTGCAAGTGGTTAAGCGAGAAGACCAAAAAGAACTATCGTTTGCCCACCGAAGCCGAATGGGAGAAAGCCGCGCGCGGCGAGGATGGACGCATCTATCCGTGGGGCAACAATTTCGACCCAAAGAAGGCAAACACTGCCGAATCAAAGGTTGGAGATACAACCGACGTTGGAAAGTTCTCTAGCAATGATCCCGCGCAAAGCGGCGACTCGCCTTACGGTTGTGCGGATATGGCTGGCAACGTCTGGGAATGGTGCAACGATTGGTTCGATCAAAAGGAGTATAAGAACAGGGCAGACAAAATTACGAAAGACCCGCAAAGTCCACAAAAAGGAGATGTTCGTGTGTTGCGCGGCGGCTCGTTCTACGGTCATCGTTGGAGCGCGCGCTGTGCGGACCGCAACGGGTACGACCCTGATAGCTCCTACCTCAATAGGGGTTTTCGGGTTGCGTCCTCCCCCATCAACACCTTTGATATCTGA
- a CDS encoding 5'-3'-deoxyribonucleotidase, with protein MRILIDMDGVIADFDREFLQRWRKRHPDKFYVPLEERNTFYVKEQYPDELKPLVTEILLEPGFFRDMVPVPGAVDALIEMDARGFEVFICSSPLSAYKNSTLEKYEWVEKTLGFPWTKRVILTKDKTIVTGDFLIDDKPAITGVVKSPTWEHILYDRLYNRGTEKRRIAWDNWEEIFRNSSSIIKR; from the coding sequence ATGAGAATTCTGATTGACATGGATGGCGTGATCGCAGACTTCGACAGGGAATTTTTACAACGGTGGAGAAAGCGCCATCCCGACAAGTTCTATGTTCCACTCGAGGAAAGGAATACGTTTTACGTCAAGGAACAATACCCCGACGAATTAAAACCATTGGTGACCGAAATCCTTCTCGAACCGGGGTTTTTCCGGGATATGGTTCCCGTGCCGGGAGCGGTAGACGCGCTGATCGAGATGGATGCAAGGGGATTTGAAGTGTTTATCTGCAGTAGTCCGTTATCCGCTTATAAAAATTCGACGCTGGAAAAATACGAATGGGTGGAGAAGACCTTGGGATTCCCATGGACGAAACGAGTGATCCTCACCAAGGATAAAACCATCGTTACTGGAGACTTCCTGATAGACGATAAACCTGCGATCACGGGAGTTGTCAAATCCCCAACCTGGGAACATATCTTATACGACCGTCTCTACAACAGAGGAACGGAAAAGCGAAGAATAGCGTGGGACAATTGGGAGGAAATATTCAGAAACAGTAGTAGTATTATTAAGAGATAA
- a CDS encoding SH3 domain-containing protein: MKKTPLIISILLLWLASLACGQTAAVPTVDPNAAQTAIVETIVALQAQATPTTAAAPTLESSTATASPTVTPEPTGTPSVPMISVTVDTFCRTGPGKEYEKVGILLVGETTQIVGRDAFGQFWYVRNPDVGPEYCWMSGEFAIISGNPFSLLVQPVSGEAGINFEAEYRGQGKCSGEFWSDIRLKNLSRGTLQSIKLVVTDTETSDTHSSSGNEFAFRDGCAPVRVTSSIAADESVLISTPAFTYNLNAHKMSVSITLCTELNLTGQCTTKVITYTP, translated from the coding sequence ATGAAGAAAACCCCGCTCATCATCTCCATCCTCCTTCTCTGGCTGGCATCGCTCGCCTGCGGACAGACCGCCGCCGTTCCCACCGTAGACCCCAATGCCGCGCAGACCGCCATCGTCGAGACAATCGTCGCGCTCCAAGCGCAGGCAACTCCAACTACCGCGGCGGCACCCACATTGGAATCATCTACCGCAACCGCGTCACCGACGGTTACTCCGGAGCCAACCGGCACGCCTAGCGTCCCGATGATCTCCGTCACGGTGGATACATTTTGCCGAACGGGACCGGGGAAAGAATATGAAAAGGTGGGAATCCTTTTAGTGGGCGAAACAACTCAAATCGTCGGGCGCGACGCGTTTGGTCAGTTTTGGTATGTCCGCAACCCGGATGTCGGTCCTGAATATTGTTGGATGTCCGGCGAGTTCGCCATCATCAGCGGAAATCCGTTTAGTTTGTTGGTGCAGCCAGTGTCGGGCGAAGCGGGCATTAACTTCGAAGCCGAATATCGCGGACAGGGAAAATGCTCCGGTGAGTTTTGGTCGGATATTCGGTTGAAAAATTTGAGCCGCGGGACGCTCCAATCCATCAAGCTGGTGGTGACCGATACGGAAACCAGCGATACTCATTCATCTTCAGGCAATGAGTTCGCGTTCAGGGATGGGTGCGCGCCGGTGCGCGTGACAAGTTCGATCGCGGCGGACGAGTCCGTGTTGATCAGTACGCCGGCATTTACGTACAATTTGAACGCGCATAAGATGTCCGTTTCGATCACGCTTTGCACCGAGCTGAATCTTACCGGTCAATGTACGACCAAGGTCATCACGTACACGCCATAG
- the gyrA gene encoding DNA gyrase subunit A codes for MELGLIRKIDIDTEMQQAYLDYAMSVIVARALPDARDGLKPVQRRILYAMYDMGIRADSAYKKSARIVGEVLGKYHPHGDSAVYEAMARMAQDFSMRTLLVDGQGNFGSVDGDPPAAMRYTEARLTNAALDILFDLNKETVDFNPNFDDTLTEPNVLPSAIPNLLVNGATGIAVGMATSIPPHNLSEVVDALVYMIEKWEKLDDIDVEQLMKFVQGPDFPTGGLIVQEKDEEGIEAAYGSGRGRVTVQAKAHVEEMERGKNRIIVTELPYMVNKSSLIERIADLAREGYLEGLSDLRDESDRQGMRIVLEMTKNADPDVVLRDLYKRTPMQTTFSINLLALVDGEPRTLTLKQALRVYVEHRLNVIKRRAEFDLAKAKARAHILEGYLVALKNLDEVINIIRSASDVETARAKLMKRYKLTELQATAILDLQLRRLAALERKKIETEYKEVSALIKELTALLKSPKLMRGVVADELLKVKAQYGDRRRTQIVNLGESKDGKTTKKALTARDLLPEQQVWIGVTDDGLVSRTADEKEPKHSGNDAPRWLVKAGTTDTVYFVAKSGRAAAVAAHIIPQAEKLTQGSMFYKVSPLTENDSLAAVFALPSRKSSLPEETCILTTTRFGMIKKSLITELPGPSSQTFVLVKVNEGDRLISVGLTDNKKKEILLVTAQGMAIRFKEDDVRPMGLVAAGVNGMKLDDKDEVVGAEILPSEGEVFLLTNDGKAKRVEEKDFPTQGRYGKGVIAWELHEKEKLVGAVTGKPNHMATIHLSKGAPKSTRLDAASLRKRAATKGDVVVDVKEGEEAVSVNVAWEAGRFVGEMKVEKKKVESGKRKEGKKAGKKMKAVKKKAAAKKVVKKSKPVAKKAKPSKASSSKRKKK; via the coding sequence ATGGAACTTGGACTAATCCGCAAAATTGACATTGACACCGAAATGCAACAGGCATACCTCGATTACGCGATGAGCGTCATCGTGGCGCGCGCCTTGCCCGATGCGCGCGATGGGCTCAAGCCTGTGCAGAGACGCATCCTCTACGCGATGTACGACATGGGCATCCGCGCAGACTCGGCTTATAAAAAGTCGGCGAGGATCGTCGGCGAGGTGCTGGGTAAATATCATCCGCATGGCGACTCGGCGGTGTACGAAGCGATGGCGCGCATGGCGCAGGATTTTTCGATGCGCACGTTGCTTGTGGACGGGCAAGGCAACTTTGGTTCCGTGGATGGCGACCCGCCCGCGGCGATGCGTTACACCGAAGCGCGTCTCACCAACGCCGCGCTCGATATCTTGTTCGACCTCAACAAAGAAACCGTTGATTTCAATCCCAACTTCGACGACACATTGACCGAGCCGAACGTTTTGCCCTCGGCGATTCCGAATCTGCTCGTGAATGGCGCGACGGGCATCGCGGTCGGGATGGCGACTTCGATCCCGCCTCATAACCTGAGTGAAGTTGTGGACGCCCTCGTCTACATGATCGAAAAGTGGGAAAAACTCGACGACATTGACGTCGAGCAATTGATGAAGTTCGTGCAAGGACCAGACTTCCCGACAGGCGGCTTGATCGTGCAGGAAAAAGACGAAGAGGGAATCGAAGCCGCGTACGGCTCGGGACGCGGACGCGTCACCGTGCAGGCAAAGGCGCACGTCGAAGAGATGGAGCGCGGCAAGAACCGCATCATCGTCACCGAACTGCCGTACATGGTGAACAAGTCGAGCCTCATCGAGCGCATCGCAGACTTGGCGCGCGAGGGTTATCTCGAAGGCTTGTCCGATCTGCGAGACGAATCGGATCGTCAGGGCATGCGCATCGTGTTGGAGATGACGAAGAACGCCGATCCCGACGTGGTCTTGCGCGACCTGTACAAACGCACGCCGATGCAGACAACATTCAGCATCAACTTGCTTGCCCTCGTGGACGGCGAGCCGCGCACGTTAACGTTGAAGCAGGCATTACGCGTCTACGTGGAACACAGGCTGAACGTCATAAAAAGACGCGCTGAGTTCGATCTGGCAAAAGCCAAAGCGCGGGCGCACATCCTGGAGGGATATTTAGTCGCCTTGAAGAATCTGGATGAAGTGATCAACATCATCCGTTCCGCCTCCGACGTGGAAACTGCGCGCGCCAAACTGATGAAGCGCTACAAGCTGACGGAGTTGCAGGCGACCGCCATCCTTGATCTGCAACTGCGAAGACTCGCCGCCCTCGAACGAAAAAAGATCGAAACCGAATACAAAGAAGTGAGCGCGCTGATCAAAGAGTTGACCGCCTTGTTGAAATCGCCGAAGTTGATGCGCGGCGTTGTGGCGGACGAACTGTTGAAAGTGAAAGCGCAATACGGCGACCGACGACGAACGCAGATCGTGAATCTCGGCGAGTCGAAAGACGGCAAAACGACGAAGAAAGCGCTGACCGCGCGCGATCTCCTGCCCGAACAACAAGTGTGGATCGGCGTGACCGACGACGGCTTGGTCTCACGCACGGCGGATGAAAAGGAACCGAAACACTCGGGCAACGACGCGCCTCGCTGGCTCGTCAAAGCGGGGACAACCGACACGGTGTATTTCGTTGCGAAATCGGGACGCGCCGCCGCAGTTGCCGCGCACATCATCCCGCAAGCCGAAAAGTTGACGCAAGGCTCGATGTTCTACAAAGTCTCGCCGCTCACGGAGAATGATTCACTCGCGGCAGTATTCGCCTTGCCCTCAAGAAAATCATCATTGCCCGAAGAGACTTGTATTCTCACAACAACTAGATTCGGCATGATCAAGAAAAGTTTGATCACTGAGTTGCCTGGTCCATCGTCGCAAACGTTTGTGTTGGTGAAAGTGAACGAAGGCGATAGATTAATTTCAGTTGGTCTCACCGATAACAAAAAGAAAGAAATCCTGCTCGTCACCGCACAAGGGATGGCGATTCGATTCAAAGAGGACGACGTGCGCCCAATGGGTCTCGTCGCGGCGGGCGTGAACGGCATGAAGTTGGACGACAAAGATGAAGTGGTCGGCGCGGAGATTCTGCCATCCGAGGGTGAGGTCTTCCTGCTCACGAACGACGGCAAAGCCAAACGCGTGGAAGAAAAAGATTTCCCAACGCAAGGACGATACGGTAAGGGCGTCATTGCCTGGGAACTGCACGAGAAGGAAAAACTCGTCGGCGCGGTGACGGGCAAACCGAATCACATGGCGACAATCCACCTGAGCAAGGGCGCGCCCAAATCCACGCGGCTCGACGCGGCGAGTCTACGCAAACGCGCCGCCACGAAGGGCGATGTGGTTGTTGATGTGAAAGAGGGCGAGGAAGCGGTTTCCGTTAATGTGGCGTGGGAGGCGGGGAGGTTTGTGGGGGAAATGAAGGTGGAGAAGAAGAAAGTAGAAAGTGGAAAGAGGAAAGAAGGAAAGAAGGCTGGCAAGAAGATGAAGGCTGTCAAAAAGAAAGCCGCGGCAAAGAAGGTTGTGAAGAAGAGCAAGCCTGTTGCAAAAAAGGCAAAGCCGAGCAAGGCGTCGTCATCGAAGAGGAAAAAGAAGTAG
- a CDS encoding DUF5615 family PIN-like protein, with the protein MALKVKVDEDLPRRVAQLLREHGYDAASVMEQNMGGWKDPQLWPVIQEEERMLITADKGFGDIRVYPPGTHHGIVLLRPDEDGIRPVIELLQKVLDAYKLDDLVKTTTVVNPRGIRLRRE; encoded by the coding sequence ATGGCGTTGAAAGTCAAGGTGGACGAAGACTTGCCGCGGCGTGTTGCGCAACTGTTGAGAGAACATGGATACGATGCGGCAAGCGTCATGGAGCAGAATATGGGCGGCTGGAAAGATCCGCAACTATGGCCAGTAATTCAAGAAGAGGAAAGGATGCTGATTACGGCGGATAAAGGTTTTGGGGATATTCGAGTATACCCGCCAGGAACCCATCATGGCATTGTATTGCTGCGCCCTGATGAAGATGGGATTCGCCCTGTGATCGAGTTGTTGCAAAAGGTTCTAGACGCGTACAAACTGGATGATCTGGTCAAAACAACGACAGTGGTTAATCCGAGAGGGATACGATTGAGAAGAGAATAA
- a CDS encoding YegS/Rv2252/BmrU family lipid kinase has product MRSAVIIYNPAAGRFSVKPFIQSVVKTLESNGWKADAEETKSGEHTVQLARQASVEKKEAVFAVGGDGTIGNVVNGLIDSDTALGVLPAGTANVWSIELGLRAFTWANPWTLKRNASLLANAPCHAIDVGVCNDVSFMMWAGIGLDALTIHAIEPRIRFEKFFAFPEFTAQTLMQAAQWRGVNLRLWADDVEVQGQYIVAVATNIRHYLGGLSKLSPDAYLNDGLLDMWLFSGSHLGDALRHAYDMMTGKHITSDAARKITFKSLRVEADSPFLIQTDGEPRGPAQTALIKVKSGALKMLMPPRGMGLLKPS; this is encoded by the coding sequence ATGCGCAGTGCGGTCATCATCTACAACCCAGCGGCGGGACGATTCTCCGTCAAACCTTTTATCCAATCTGTTGTGAAGACGCTTGAGTCAAATGGGTGGAAAGCGGACGCGGAAGAAACTAAAAGCGGCGAACACACCGTCCAATTGGCGAGGCAGGCATCCGTCGAGAAAAAAGAAGCGGTCTTCGCCGTCGGCGGCGATGGCACCATCGGTAACGTCGTCAACGGCTTGATCGATTCCGACACCGCGTTGGGAGTCCTGCCTGCTGGCACGGCGAACGTGTGGAGCATCGAACTCGGTTTGCGCGCGTTCACGTGGGCGAACCCGTGGACGTTGAAACGCAACGCGTCGCTGTTGGCGAACGCGCCGTGCCATGCGATTGACGTGGGCGTGTGCAACGACGTGTCGTTTATGATGTGGGCGGGCATCGGCTTGGACGCGCTGACCATTCATGCCATCGAGCCGCGCATCCGCTTTGAAAAATTTTTTGCCTTTCCCGAATTCACCGCGCAGACGTTGATGCAAGCCGCACAATGGCGCGGCGTGAATTTGCGGTTGTGGGCAGACGACGTTGAAGTGCAAGGGCAATACATCGTCGCAGTCGCCACGAACATCCGCCATTATCTCGGCGGCTTGTCGAAACTTTCGCCCGACGCGTATCTCAACGATGGCTTGCTCGATATGTGGCTTTTCAGCGGCAGTCATCTCGGCGACGCGTTGCGCCACGCGTACGACATGATGACAGGCAAACATATCACCTCCGACGCGGCGCGCAAGATCACGTTCAAGTCGTTGCGCGTTGAAGCCGATTCGCCGTTTTTGATTCAGACCGACGGCGAGCCGCGCGGCCCGGCGCAAACGGCGCTAATCAAAGTGAAATCGGGCGCGCTCAAAATGTTGATGCCGCCGCGCGGCATGGGATTGTTGAAACCATCATGA
- a CDS encoding YdeI/OmpD-associated family protein, with product MVKRTISGGTVHKLPKDLREALTVDPQAHTLWEGLTPLARNEWICWVTFVKKDETRKDHVKRTVSELKEGIRRPCCWIGCIHRTDKAISPSVRYVLNKKRKVT from the coding sequence ATGGTCAAAAGGACAATTTCTGGCGGCACAGTACACAAACTGCCCAAGGATTTACGAGAAGCTCTAACGGTTGACCCGCAAGCCCACACACTTTGGGAGGGACTTACCCCGCTGGCGCGCAATGAGTGGATCTGTTGGGTGACCTTCGTTAAGAAAGATGAAACGAGAAAAGATCATGTGAAAAGGACGGTCAGTGAACTCAAAGAAGGGATACGCCGACCATGCTGCTGGATTGGCTGCATTCATCGCACGGACAAGGCGATCAGCCCTTCAGTACGATATGTCCTCAATAAAAAAAGAAAAGTTACGTAG